The following are encoded in a window of Oncorhynchus mykiss isolate Arlee chromosome 31, USDA_OmykA_1.1, whole genome shotgun sequence genomic DNA:
- the fgl1 gene encoding fibrinogen-like protein 1 encodes MRTFKLFFIGLIFIMDMSLSSSDECQQETVRLRAQLKTLEVQVMKQQQELIQTLSSQRTEQLALYQDTFHDLGDHQYRDCAQIFNAGNKGSGFYTIRPMTSPSLVRVYCDMTEGGGWTVIQRRSDGSQSFNKPWSDYQRGFGDLQSASGEFWLGNDNLYYLTSQGDYNLRINLADFEGVQRYAVYKNFKVADEKEFYQLQFGEFSGDSGDSLSGSYHPEVQWWASHQGMKFSTYDKDNDRYERNCAQEDKGGWWFNRCHSANLNGYYYHGAYSAVTDNGVVWYTWHGWWYSLKSVVMKIRPAAFEPNIV; translated from the exons ATGAGAACCTTCAAGTTGTTTTTCATTGGGCTCATCTTCATCATGGACATGTCCCTTTCG tcTTCAGATGAATGCCAGCAGGAGACAGTGCGGCTGCGGGCCCAGCTGAAGACTCTGGAGGTGCAGGTGATGAAGCAGCAGCAAGAGCTCATCCAGACTCTCAGCAGCCAGAGGACTGAGCAGCTGGCTTTATACCAGGACACCTTCCATGACCTGGGAGATCATCAGTATAGAG ACTGTGCCCAGATTTTCAACGCTGGGAACAAAGGTAGTGGGTTCTACACGATCAGACCCATGACGAGCCCGAGCCTGGTCAGGGTCTACTGTGACATGACTGAGGGGGGCGGATGGACAGTCATCCAGCGACGCTCAGATGGCAGCCAGTCTTTCAATAA GCCCTGGAGTGATTATCAGCGGGGGTTTGGTGACCTGCAGTCAGCCAGTGGGGAGTTCTGGTTGGGAAATGACAACTTATATTACCTAACTTCACaag GTGACTACAACCTGAGGATCAACTTAGCTGACTTTGAGGGAGTACAACGCTATGCAGTGTACAAAAACTTCAAAGTTGCAGATGAGAAG GAGTTTTACCAGCTGCAGTTTGGTGAGTTCTCTGGTGACTCTGGTGACTCTCTATCAGGCAGTTACCACCCAGAGGTCCAGTGGTGGGCCAGTCACCAGGGAATGAAGTTCAGCACCTACGACAAAGACAACGACCGCTACGAACGCAACTGTGCCCAGGAGGACAAGGGAGGCTGGTGGTTCAACAG atgtcactcTGCCAACCTGAATGGCTACTACTACCACGGTGCCTACAGTGCTGTGACAGACAATGGAGTAGTCTGGTACACCTGGCATGGCTGGTGGTACTCCCTCAAGTCTGTAGTCATGAAAATAAGGCCGGCTGCTTTTGAGCCTAATATTGTCTGA